One Paraglaciecola mesophila genomic region harbors:
- a CDS encoding acyltransferase family protein, giving the protein MKYRPDIDGQRAIAVILVILFHAKINLFPGGYIGVDIFFAISGFLITSIIYPKMLAGNFSFLDFYKRRARRLLPASIFMTLVTLLAFAFVYPPNLFQVLAKSAMASLLFSSNFYFWQTSSYFSPNLELQPLLHTWSLSVEEQFYFLFPLSLVILAACKLKKNAVLSLVGLACAVSLFLAYWFAPNNLSFVSFYVLPTRFYEMGLGALFAIHLTHKPNAFSSIKYLREIGLVMVAIAAFQYDRQLAFPSFYAALPVLGTLLMLIDRRTSGILYSVLCSRLFVFIGLLSYSLYLWHWPIWVFLEWLFDTHSPVYMTAYFALTFVVAYLSYRFIEQPLRQPSFYQSTYSKTALSGFAAILIASVSFFSLQSNNRLLRVSAPNMSAYTNSLVSEPFRDKCTDTKRLKGQYSVCVLKEGVNAEYAILLWGDSHASALMSALDNFSDRFTIHAMNTSGCPGLVGAKRKGSHDCHLHNEFMQQYLLEQTNHYDLILDVSAWDNYIDGELLVTESSQIEEMHAALQRTIAFFEKNQLKYVFLPQIPRHKTNVPRAFFRQQLGINTELEFVPRSEYQTKLKRFEDMLYPSKNLIALDSFFCEEDKCAGSKDGKIMYKDAHHISVKAGETISYYLEGEILNAIEGSGAVLATSVE; this is encoded by the coding sequence ATGAAATACAGACCTGATATAGACGGCCAGCGCGCAATCGCAGTCATATTAGTTATTTTATTTCACGCGAAAATTAATCTCTTCCCGGGCGGTTATATAGGCGTAGATATTTTCTTTGCTATCAGTGGCTTTTTAATCACTTCTATTATTTACCCTAAAATGCTGGCGGGTAACTTCTCGTTTCTCGATTTTTACAAGAGAAGAGCAAGACGCTTGTTACCTGCAAGCATTTTTATGACATTAGTCACCTTATTAGCTTTTGCTTTTGTATATCCACCGAACTTATTTCAGGTATTGGCGAAATCAGCCATGGCCTCTTTACTTTTTTCATCTAACTTTTATTTTTGGCAGACATCAAGCTACTTCAGCCCGAATCTAGAGTTACAACCACTGTTGCACACCTGGAGCTTAAGTGTTGAGGAACAGTTTTACTTTTTGTTCCCTTTATCACTGGTAATATTAGCCGCCTGTAAACTTAAGAAAAATGCAGTACTTAGCCTAGTAGGCTTAGCATGTGCTGTGTCGTTGTTTTTAGCCTACTGGTTCGCCCCAAATAATTTAAGTTTTGTCAGTTTTTACGTATTACCTACCCGCTTCTATGAAATGGGTTTAGGGGCGCTCTTTGCCATTCATCTCACCCATAAGCCTAACGCTTTTAGTTCGATTAAATACCTACGAGAAATTGGCCTCGTCATGGTTGCCATTGCGGCCTTTCAATATGACCGCCAATTAGCATTTCCGAGTTTTTACGCAGCGTTACCGGTACTAGGCACGCTATTGATGCTGATCGACCGCAGAACCTCCGGCATTTTATACTCAGTGCTATGTTCGCGCCTTTTCGTATTTATTGGGTTGTTATCTTATTCTTTGTACTTGTGGCACTGGCCTATATGGGTATTTTTAGAATGGCTATTCGACACCCATTCGCCCGTGTATATGACCGCTTACTTTGCCCTTACCTTTGTGGTGGCTTATTTATCTTATCGATTTATTGAGCAGCCATTACGACAACCCTCATTTTACCAAAGTACATACAGCAAAACGGCCCTAAGTGGCTTTGCCGCTATATTAATCGCAAGCGTGTCTTTCTTTTCACTGCAATCAAATAACCGCTTGTTGCGGGTTTCAGCGCCAAACATGAGTGCCTATACCAACTCTTTAGTCAGTGAGCCATTTCGCGATAAATGTACCGACACTAAAAGGCTCAAAGGTCAATATTCTGTGTGTGTATTAAAAGAAGGCGTAAACGCAGAATATGCTATTTTACTGTGGGGTGACTCGCACGCATCTGCCTTAATGTCGGCGCTAGACAACTTCTCTGATCGTTTCACCATACACGCCATGAACACTTCGGGTTGCCCAGGGCTTGTCGGTGCTAAGCGTAAAGGCAGTCATGACTGCCATTTGCATAATGAATTTATGCAGCAATATCTGTTAGAGCAAACAAATCACTATGATCTGATTTTAGACGTCAGCGCATGGGACAATTATATCGATGGTGAACTACTGGTGACCGAGTCATCGCAAATCGAAGAGATGCATGCTGCGCTGCAACGCACCATCGCATTTTTCGAAAAAAATCAGCTGAAATACGTGTTTTTACCGCAAATCCCTAGGCACAAAACGAACGTTCCAAGGGCCTTTTTCAGACAACAGCTCGGCATAAATACTGAATTAGAATTTGTGCCTAGAAGTGAATACCAGACCAAGCTAAAACGGTTTGAAGATATGCTCTATCCCAGTAAAAACTTGATCGCACTAGACAGCTTTTTTTGTGAAGAAGATAAATGCGCAGGCAGTAAAGATGGTAAAATCATGTACAAAGACGCCCATCACATCTCAGTGAAAGCGGGCGAAACCATCAGTTATTACCTAGAAGGTGAAATACTCAATGCGATTGAAGGCAGTGGTGCTGTGCTTGCAACCTCAGTCGAATGA
- a CDS encoding zinc-dependent metalloprotease: MLVSSSRGVILLLSALLYLIAGTANAQDISKFTEGMAHKTGFFDFYYDGENDKVYLSIDKLAQPFLFQSSMPQGIGSNDIGLDRGQLGKTRLVEFQRFGNKVLLKQLNTAYRASSANPAEQASIDEAFADSVLVGLPVVATSNDSVLVDYTDFLLSDIHQIGDRLSATKQGSYAPDASRSGVYLARSKAFVDNTELESLVTFGGTKPGEYVKQVTPAPKSISVHLHHSLIRLPDDKYQPRQFVPFSGYWALGYQDYSAPIDKSMTVQFIPRHRLAKKNPKAKVSEAVEPIIYYLDPGIPEPVLGALLDGARWWDQAFTDIGYKDAFQVKILPKGADPMDVRYNVIQWVHRATRGWSYGSSVVDPRTGEIIKGHVTLGSLRVRQDYLIALGLTSPFTGDTTDTQGQKDMALARIRQLSAHEVGHTLGIAHNFAASEYGRESVMDYPHPRITLQNGKISLEGAYATGMGKWDNYVIAYGYQTYANSQDEAKGLKALVTQARASGMRYQSDPDARPLHAANPSGSLWDNGENAVAELERISKVREVALEQFGLNSIPTGSTLSSLEERLVPIYLLHRYQLDAVAKLIGGVEYEYESKGDYSQPKGAQVVGSKAQRTALDSLLDTLQPSYLTLPERIVSLIPPKAYGESRNRESFDGRTGLTFDPISAGESAAHYSVTLLLQPQRLNRLARQHDMNKDVPGVSTVVSALLARSLKQESDSQLARRINYVVLNGLVNVLANPTLAPEVSATIELQLRDITTWLDSMKKRGQNRILAEQLKQYWQTGQWQSPFKVKPLPPGSPI, translated from the coding sequence ATGTTGGTATCAAGTAGTAGAGGCGTTATTTTATTATTGAGTGCGCTACTGTACCTAATAGCGGGCACAGCAAACGCGCAAGACATAAGCAAATTTACCGAGGGAATGGCGCACAAAACGGGCTTTTTTGATTTTTACTATGATGGTGAAAACGATAAAGTGTATTTGAGCATTGATAAATTAGCCCAGCCGTTTTTATTTCAAAGCAGTATGCCTCAAGGCATAGGGTCAAACGATATTGGTCTTGACCGAGGGCAGTTGGGTAAAACGCGGTTAGTGGAATTTCAGCGTTTTGGCAATAAAGTGTTGCTCAAACAATTAAACACCGCGTATCGCGCTAGTTCAGCCAACCCAGCAGAGCAGGCCAGTATCGATGAAGCCTTTGCAGACTCAGTGTTAGTGGGCTTACCTGTTGTCGCGACCAGCAACGATAGCGTACTAGTGGATTACACGGATTTTCTGCTCTCTGATATACACCAGATTGGGGATCGCTTAAGCGCAACCAAGCAGGGCAGTTATGCACCTGACGCGAGTCGCAGCGGCGTGTATCTTGCCCGCAGTAAGGCCTTTGTTGATAACACTGAACTTGAGTCTTTGGTGACCTTTGGCGGCACTAAACCTGGGGAGTACGTGAAGCAAGTTACCCCTGCGCCCAAAAGTATTTCGGTGCATTTGCATCACTCGCTTATTCGTTTACCGGATGATAAATACCAACCCCGCCAATTTGTTCCCTTTTCAGGTTACTGGGCACTTGGGTATCAGGACTACTCTGCACCGATTGATAAAAGTATGACAGTCCAGTTTATCCCTCGTCATCGCTTGGCAAAGAAAAACCCTAAGGCCAAAGTGAGTGAGGCGGTTGAGCCTATCATCTATTACCTTGACCCCGGGATCCCTGAACCTGTGCTGGGCGCATTGCTTGATGGCGCTCGCTGGTGGGATCAGGCATTCACTGACATTGGTTACAAAGATGCCTTTCAGGTGAAAATATTGCCTAAAGGGGCTGACCCCATGGATGTACGTTACAACGTGATCCAGTGGGTACACAGGGCGACTCGCGGCTGGTCTTATGGCAGCTCAGTGGTTGATCCGCGCACGGGGGAAATCATTAAAGGTCATGTGACGCTGGGCTCACTGCGGGTGCGACAAGACTATTTAATTGCCCTTGGCTTAACCAGCCCGTTTACCGGGGATACAACTGATACCCAAGGGCAAAAAGACATGGCTTTAGCGCGTATTCGCCAGCTATCAGCTCATGAAGTAGGCCATACATTGGGCATAGCGCATAATTTCGCCGCCAGTGAATATGGCCGCGAATCCGTGATGGATTACCCACATCCGCGCATCACCCTACAAAACGGCAAGATAAGTTTAGAGGGGGCTTATGCCACAGGCATGGGAAAATGGGATAACTACGTGATTGCATACGGTTATCAAACCTATGCAAATTCACAAGACGAAGCCAAAGGTCTAAAGGCACTTGTTACCCAAGCTCGGGCCAGTGGTATGCGCTATCAATCTGATCCAGATGCCAGACCGTTACATGCAGCTAATCCATCAGGCAGTTTATGGGATAACGGCGAAAATGCCGTGGCTGAGCTTGAACGCATCAGTAAAGTACGCGAGGTTGCCCTTGAACAATTCGGGCTCAACAGCATTCCTACCGGTAGCACTTTGTCTTCACTCGAAGAGCGTTTAGTACCGATTTATTTGCTGCATCGCTATCAGCTTGATGCGGTAGCAAAACTGATTGGCGGGGTCGAGTACGAATATGAAAGTAAAGGAGATTATAGCCAGCCTAAAGGGGCGCAAGTGGTGGGCAGCAAGGCGCAACGCACCGCGCTAGATTCCCTGCTTGATACCTTGCAGCCTAGTTATTTAACCTTGCCTGAGCGTATTGTTAGCTTGATACCACCAAAAGCCTACGGCGAGTCGCGTAATCGAGAAAGTTTTGATGGGCGTACCGGCTTAACATTTGACCCAATATCAGCCGGAGAATCTGCAGCACATTACAGTGTAACCTTGTTGCTTCAGCCTCAACGCTTAAACCGTTTGGCTCGCCAGCATGACATGAATAAAGACGTGCCGGGCGTTAGCACTGTGGTCTCTGCCTTATTGGCACGCAGCTTAAAACAAGAAAGTGACAGTCAACTTGCTCGGCGTATTAATTATGTAGTGCTTAATGGCTTGGTAAACGTATTGGCTAACCCAACGCTGGCACCAGAAGTGAGCGCTACGATTGAGTTGCAGTTACGGGATATCACTACATGGTTAGATAGCATGAAAAAACGCGGGCAAAATCGCATATTGGCCGAGCAGCTCAAGCAGTATTGGCAGACAGGGCAATGGCAATCTCCCTTCAAGGTTAAGCCGCTACCACCGGGCTCGCCAATTTAA
- a CDS encoding sulfotransferase domain-containing protein, with translation MRVVTQYVEKAQDLTSLKGIRLLRRMTPKQFASPPVLLLSYPRSGSSWAGKILATSKQLAYLREPITQPYLKRLGGEQAVFNVEDSHSDFDKYKKLADEAFAGIPRVHRGVIDNKRDFLPFTKNTKQKLLIKEVNPGAAKFYCTQYNVYLCLLLRHPAAVALSFHERGWLQRHSELLTDEPELDEWGRFGKLYGTFVAEAVEVVAQHHHAKIIQYEALVSDPKQQYANLFTDCGVALPDNFDSVIEQYCYSKSDLSSGYQTQRNSQLTAQKWKTKLSAEQINSLRAGYLTSALAYYREPSDWPI, from the coding sequence GTGAGAGTTGTAACGCAGTACGTAGAGAAAGCACAAGATCTCACTAGTCTTAAAGGGATACGGTTATTGAGGCGAATGACGCCTAAACAATTTGCCTCACCGCCAGTGTTGCTTTTGTCGTATCCTCGAAGTGGATCCTCGTGGGCTGGAAAAATACTGGCGACTTCAAAACAGTTGGCCTATTTACGAGAGCCTATCACTCAGCCTTACTTAAAACGGCTGGGGGGGGAGCAAGCGGTTTTTAACGTGGAAGATAGTCACTCCGATTTTGATAAATACAAAAAATTGGCCGACGAAGCGTTCGCTGGAATACCCAGAGTACACAGGGGAGTAATTGATAATAAAAGAGACTTCTTGCCTTTTACAAAAAACACCAAGCAAAAATTGTTGATCAAAGAGGTGAACCCTGGCGCAGCCAAATTTTATTGCACCCAGTATAACGTGTATTTGTGCTTATTATTGCGCCACCCTGCTGCGGTCGCCTTAAGTTTTCATGAAAGGGGTTGGTTGCAGCGGCATAGCGAACTATTAACGGACGAGCCTGAGCTCGATGAGTGGGGGCGCTTCGGAAAACTATACGGTACTTTTGTGGCAGAGGCAGTAGAGGTGGTCGCGCAACATCACCATGCCAAAATTATTCAGTACGAGGCGTTAGTGAGCGACCCTAAGCAGCAGTATGCCAACCTTTTTACAGATTGCGGTGTAGCCCTGCCAGACAACTTCGATTCGGTCATTGAGCAATACTGTTACTCGAAATCTGATTTAAGCAGTGGTTATCAAACCCAAAGAAATTCGCAACTTACCGCACAGAAATGGAAAACTAAGCTATCGGCTGAACAAATAAACTCACTGCGAGCAGGTTACTTAACAAGTGCGTTAGCCTATTACCGTGAGCCCAGCGATTGGCCCATCTAA
- a CDS encoding polysaccharide pyruvyl transferase family protein, with product MNLFRKKVDERRYQNEFENKAQSLAYYWQPKTKAPNIGDYLALDTVQQMLHLQNKSVLDKLNSSNKLLSIGSVLHFAENNDVLWGTGRNGKVREDIHRFERLDVRAVRGPLTREYLMSKGIECPEVYGDPAILTPLFYPQQLMCPEGPTQEFVIVPQLNDDMNFYAGYEELLVSPRLYPGEFIKAILKGKTVISSSLHGVILAEAYGRNAIFLDSGSGETQFKYQDYYSGTGRDSYHCVSDIEEAKTLVSQPIPNLTARQNALVDAFPYDLWG from the coding sequence TTGAATTTATTTAGAAAGAAAGTCGATGAAAGACGTTATCAAAATGAGTTTGAAAACAAGGCTCAATCACTTGCTTATTATTGGCAACCCAAGACCAAGGCTCCGAATATCGGAGACTATTTGGCATTAGACACAGTGCAACAAATGCTGCACTTACAAAATAAATCTGTACTGGACAAACTCAATTCTTCCAACAAGTTATTATCAATAGGGTCAGTCCTGCATTTTGCAGAGAACAACGATGTGCTTTGGGGCACGGGCAGAAACGGTAAAGTTAGAGAAGATATTCATCGTTTCGAAAGATTAGACGTAAGAGCGGTGCGCGGGCCATTAACGCGAGAGTATTTAATGTCTAAGGGCATTGAGTGCCCAGAGGTGTACGGCGACCCAGCTATATTAACGCCGCTATTTTATCCGCAGCAGCTTATGTGTCCTGAAGGGCCCACCCAAGAATTTGTTATTGTGCCTCAGCTAAATGATGATATGAATTTCTATGCCGGCTACGAAGAACTTTTGGTGTCACCACGACTGTACCCGGGTGAATTTATAAAAGCGATTTTAAAAGGCAAAACCGTTATTAGTTCCAGCCTGCACGGCGTTATTCTCGCTGAGGCTTACGGTCGAAATGCCATCTTCCTTGATTCAGGGAGTGGTGAAACGCAATTTAAATATCAAGATTATTACTCTGGCACAGGGCGAGATTCATATCATTGTGTTAGTGATATAGAAGAAGCAAAGACCTTAGTCTCACAGCCCATTCCAAATTTAACAGCGCGTCAAAACGCCCTTGTTGACGCATTCCCTTATGATTTGTGGGGCTAG
- a CDS encoding sulfotransferase family protein, which produces MNQKIFCVGLNKTGTSSLHQAFIMLGIKSVHYSGIEKTCIKDIIQNNYLEGHDILKGLEHYEAFSDWDLGPSTVDIVKEFDRQYPNSKFILNTRDIEGWLDSREKHVRRNQERKRKDPSADINWLTIDREGWAAHFNNHYNEVAKHFEGRENDLLVFDVTQGDGWEKLCPFLALPVPPTPFPKQNVAAHKKSLFRKVLRKLKRVLAI; this is translated from the coding sequence ATGAATCAAAAGATATTTTGCGTTGGGTTAAACAAAACGGGTACCTCTTCGTTGCATCAAGCATTTATTATGTTAGGCATCAAGAGCGTGCATTATAGCGGTATAGAAAAAACCTGTATCAAAGACATTATTCAAAATAATTACCTTGAAGGGCACGATATACTTAAAGGTTTAGAGCATTATGAGGCGTTTTCAGATTGGGATTTAGGGCCGTCAACCGTCGACATTGTCAAAGAATTCGATAGGCAGTATCCGAACAGCAAATTTATACTCAACACTAGGGACATCGAAGGCTGGCTAGACAGCAGAGAAAAACACGTACGACGAAACCAAGAAAGAAAAAGAAAAGACCCCAGCGCTGACATCAACTGGCTCACCATCGACAGAGAAGGCTGGGCGGCACATTTCAATAACCATTACAATGAAGTAGCTAAGCACTTCGAGGGCAGAGAAAACGATCTACTAGTGTTCGACGTCACCCAGGGAGATGGTTGGGAAAAACTATGCCCGTTTTTAGCGTTACCTGTTCCCCCTACCCCATTTCCAAAACAGAATGTAGCTGCCCATAAAAAGTCTCTTTTCAGAAAAGTTTTGAGAAAACTCAAGAGAGTTTTGGCCATCTGA
- a CDS encoding VanZ family protein: protein MLNRDRALLLKITLCYGIFVVFGSWVPFNFNSLPMSDAIQAFSELKKLDFAIVNRSDWFTNFLLFMPLFYLLLVVSPKQSTLLARTLQILFICGALLCVSIGIEFVQLFLNDRVSSFKDVFAQFLGMLASFVLYLFTRDKFISMVHELNRHGGDNKWITYANATLTVLVIYSVMPLDLSVSPVELFKKWQQGRITLIPFTSIESSLIEWLFGVFSDIFLWGLITWLYVKSSLYTHAQILKRCLFYAVAIELGQLLVLSRYTDTTDIISAFVGIMLALKFFTTPSVSEDENLRAENTQNTTGLAQYAQEGVLVGWCFMLFVFAIYPLELVAGKEIALANWHNFFSMPLETYWREGPLQAVTQLLRKVLLVVPLGILLALVSNKYQFKKETRILGCLCAVMFLFALELLQILIVDKVAVATDVVLNCFGLLIGWKAFQLHSNKSTIDPYAQVPEADHELSGSSAPRQATSQIIRFYPFAVFTLILLALIFVHGDSRTPYNIKELFDPDWVWFSAAMMSLSFLVAFGLPAILLNAAQKYQKTSALMSLLMVLLHTLLVFNLFFITFPNESLYDILGYPTWRDQSHYLELGYRFLGFFLPFSGALFLVNNWLTSSESIHFKTSRLAFTFLYAFIILPISYLVVIVQAGTDNIVELLPNNGHSFKLLFIVTYILLLAYVSAWWVKKAPTASAFNVLGYAIVTLVTAPLGFYLVQNGMQDVIIKYGKVFSGLQFILSPSRESLVSAEQLFLRFSILHFMLLAMLFISGFASRGFTLNSVSLKSKNITNNHNKRLGDVGIK, encoded by the coding sequence GTGTTAAATCGGGATAGAGCACTGTTGTTAAAAATTACGCTCTGCTATGGAATATTCGTTGTATTCGGTAGTTGGGTGCCTTTCAATTTTAATTCGTTGCCGATGAGTGACGCTATTCAGGCGTTCTCTGAATTGAAAAAACTCGATTTTGCGATTGTTAATCGGTCCGATTGGTTTACCAACTTTTTGCTGTTTATGCCTTTGTTTTATTTGCTGCTTGTTGTAAGCCCTAAACAAAGCACACTGCTAGCGCGAACCCTGCAAATACTCTTTATTTGCGGTGCTTTACTCTGTGTTTCTATTGGTATTGAGTTTGTGCAGCTATTTTTGAATGATCGGGTTTCGTCGTTTAAAGATGTTTTTGCGCAGTTTTTGGGCATGCTCGCTAGCTTTGTTTTGTATCTGTTCACTCGTGACAAGTTTATCTCTATGGTGCATGAGCTAAATCGCCATGGGGGTGACAATAAATGGATAACTTACGCCAATGCCACGTTAACCGTACTGGTTATTTACAGTGTTATGCCGCTAGATTTGTCTGTTAGTCCGGTAGAGCTGTTCAAAAAATGGCAACAGGGGCGAATTACGCTCATTCCTTTTACGTCAATTGAATCGAGCTTGATTGAGTGGTTGTTCGGGGTATTCTCTGACATCTTTTTATGGGGCCTAATTACTTGGCTGTACGTGAAAAGTTCGCTGTATACGCACGCTCAAATATTAAAGAGGTGTCTTTTCTATGCTGTCGCTATTGAGCTGGGGCAATTATTGGTGCTTAGCCGCTATACGGATACAACTGATATTATCAGCGCCTTTGTGGGGATCATGTTAGCGCTCAAGTTTTTTACGACGCCCAGCGTTTCAGAGGACGAAAACCTGCGAGCAGAGAATACTCAAAACACAACAGGATTAGCGCAATATGCGCAAGAGGGGGTTTTGGTTGGTTGGTGTTTTATGTTGTTCGTTTTTGCGATATATCCTCTTGAACTTGTTGCTGGTAAAGAGATTGCTTTGGCCAACTGGCATAACTTTTTCTCAATGCCGTTAGAAACTTATTGGCGCGAAGGCCCTTTACAAGCTGTGACACAACTACTGCGTAAAGTATTGTTGGTGGTGCCGCTGGGTATTTTATTGGCTTTGGTATCGAATAAATATCAATTTAAAAAAGAGACCCGTATTTTAGGGTGTTTGTGCGCGGTCATGTTTTTATTTGCGCTAGAGCTATTGCAGATCCTAATTGTAGATAAAGTCGCCGTAGCGACAGATGTAGTATTGAACTGTTTTGGTTTGCTGATTGGATGGAAGGCATTTCAGTTGCATTCAAATAAATCCACTATCGACCCATATGCCCAAGTGCCTGAGGCAGATCATGAGTTGTCAGGTAGCAGTGCCCCGCGACAGGCAACCAGTCAAATCATTCGATTTTATCCTTTCGCTGTTTTCACACTCATACTATTAGCTTTGATATTCGTGCATGGGGACTCTCGCACTCCTTACAATATTAAAGAATTATTCGATCCTGACTGGGTGTGGTTTAGCGCGGCTATGATGTCGTTGTCTTTTTTAGTGGCATTTGGTTTGCCCGCCATTTTGCTCAACGCGGCACAGAAATATCAAAAAACATCAGCCCTGATGAGCTTGCTCATGGTGTTGCTACATACCTTGCTGGTTTTTAATCTGTTTTTTATTACCTTTCCAAATGAAAGCTTGTACGACATTCTGGGGTATCCTACTTGGCGTGACCAATCTCATTACCTTGAGCTTGGGTACCGATTCTTAGGCTTTTTTCTGCCTTTTTCTGGGGCGCTTTTTTTGGTGAATAATTGGTTAACTTCCAGTGAATCGATTCATTTTAAGACCAGCCGCTTAGCATTTACCTTTTTGTATGCGTTCATTATTTTACCGATATCGTACCTTGTGGTGATCGTGCAAGCAGGAACAGACAACATTGTAGAATTACTGCCTAACAACGGGCATTCATTTAAATTACTCTTTATCGTGACGTATATTTTACTGCTGGCCTACGTGTCGGCATGGTGGGTTAAGAAAGCGCCAACCGCGAGTGCGTTTAACGTGCTGGGGTACGCTATCGTCACGCTTGTTACCGCTCCCCTTGGTTTTTACCTTGTGCAGAACGGAATGCAGGACGTGATAATCAAATACGGGAAGGTGTTCTCTGGCTTGCAGTTTATTTTGAGCCCCTCAAGAGAAAGCTTGGTGTCAGCAGAGCAGTTGTTCTTGAGGTTTTCCATATTGCACTTCATGTTGCTAGCAATGCTTTTTATTTCAGGTTTTGCATCACGGGGGTTTACTTTAAACAGCGTATCGCTAAAGAGTAAAAATATAACAAATAATCATAACAAGAGGCTTGGGGATGTTGGTATCAAGTAG
- a CDS encoding WecB/TagA/CpsF family glycosyltransferase, translating to MQLSFVDISEKGKIHTFLNPYSYLLLRNNTELLRAFDNVLVDGQLMVRFLSIFGIANVQRKSFDMTSLAPIVFGNAELTREKVFLVGTTPDAIEVAVVKLKHEYPKLNIVGYHHGYLDKEEDAKDVINSINSLAANTVIVGMGAPRQERFLLKLKKTGWQGTGFTCGGFFHQTSTKINYYPKWIDKFNLRWAYRIYDEPKLFTRYFILYPWAICLMILDFKIKKNK from the coding sequence ATGCAACTTTCGTTCGTTGATATTAGTGAAAAAGGCAAAATTCATACCTTTCTAAATCCGTACTCTTATCTTCTCTTAAGAAATAATACAGAGCTGCTCAGAGCATTCGATAACGTACTGGTTGATGGGCAACTAATGGTTAGATTTTTATCTATCTTTGGCATTGCAAATGTACAGCGAAAAAGCTTTGACATGACGTCCCTTGCACCTATTGTCTTCGGTAACGCAGAGCTTACGCGAGAAAAAGTATTTTTAGTTGGTACAACTCCGGATGCGATAGAAGTAGCAGTAGTTAAATTGAAACACGAGTATCCGAAGTTAAATATTGTTGGCTATCATCATGGATACTTGGATAAAGAAGAAGATGCAAAGGATGTTATTAATTCTATTAATTCACTAGCTGCGAACACCGTGATAGTGGGGATGGGAGCGCCTAGACAAGAGCGATTTTTATTAAAGTTAAAAAAAACGGGTTGGCAAGGTACCGGCTTTACATGTGGTGGTTTTTTCCATCAAACTTCAACTAAAATTAATTATTACCCTAAATGGATAGATAAATTCAATTTACGCTGGGCATATCGTATTTATGACGAACCTAAATTATTTACTAGATATTTCATATTATATCCTTGGGCTATTTGTCTAATGATTTTGGATTTCAAAATTAAAAAAAATAAATGA
- a CDS encoding PEP-CTERM sorting domain-containing protein: MDLRSIFTRLAAGAFLTASVVANAAVITVDNTDAGFTSSGLNFSTYESGYFGANYMADTRDSAGDFGLWDPTGSSDWVAGIWKVEMLWTSGPTRADNAAVTINSGSSTADLVVNQLLNGTVWNDLGEYSFDLSGASVMIDDSNSTAGQNIIADAVRFTFVSANPAAPTDVPAPGTLLVLLGAAAAVFRLRRK; encoded by the coding sequence ATGGATTTAAGAAGTATATTTACCCGTTTAGCGGCTGGTGCGTTTTTAACTGCCTCTGTAGTTGCAAATGCAGCAGTCATTACTGTTGATAACACAGATGCTGGCTTTACCTCTAGCGGCTTGAATTTCAGCACATATGAGTCAGGTTATTTCGGTGCAAATTACATGGCTGACACAAGAGACTCTGCAGGTGACTTTGGTCTGTGGGATCCAACAGGTAGCAGCGATTGGGTTGCTGGTATTTGGAAAGTGGAAATGCTGTGGACCTCAGGCCCTACACGTGCTGATAACGCTGCCGTAACCATCAACTCTGGTTCATCTACTGCTGATTTAGTGGTTAATCAATTACTAAACGGCACGGTTTGGAATGACCTAGGCGAATACAGCTTCGACCTTAGCGGCGCTTCAGTCATGATCGACGATAGCAACTCTACTGCAGGGCAAAACATTATTGCCGATGCTGTGCGTTTTACCTTCGTTTCTGCTAACCCTGCCGCACCGACAGACGTACCTGCTCCTGGCACATTGCTTGTTTTGCTTGGTGCAGCGGCTGCCGTTTTCAGATTGCGCCGTAAGTAA